One Hordeum vulgare subsp. vulgare chromosome 4H, MorexV3_pseudomolecules_assembly, whole genome shotgun sequence DNA window includes the following coding sequences:
- the LOC123450059 gene encoding BAG family molecular chaperone regulator 6 isoform X1, translated as MYPTNHYMDPYSSYYRHHAPYPYYPPPGWEVRPQKMPEVDSSCPPPSGTWPYSGGMNHSGIPESHSCCSHTYPHGYHYSFRPPFSQELPPPHYPYYYHVPFPPHHPNPYSSSCFGPLPPYPVDQTPYNAYDEKFKSHCCGCPNHVCHGDGGQKSNVKIEEHMPEVKPEGNQKGADNNSSIIRNPNYQYPVMWLPSGDMKDKGNGRSVEFPPQLFSKWFPRSGERTEDVKPSNDNQKAAKQLQWPMVWMPPGYDETKQQAKKELKEIEQSPKNTQEDPPSPKIKIIPLSWFGNDSHDQKPAANDGSGEQNGRSSVANPAAGTEHRHDTTGDANCKTIPVVAEKPTNGNAHAISVLPEKPKSGNEPAISVVPEKHDLEKKVRTCRTIPVMPQKDSGEKKSYKDVNKEEKKASMVQKEGENKKSNNVESSKAKPSKLPPVCLRVDPLPKKKSGNTSSRSSSPATKNVCEKGKDVKEAQGKNQETKLSEHQKEGNVPVKEKSSDEIPKNAGPRNVTVLDASVKHAQEEQVSTSVTDQKVQPTVSAEAQENVSARSLHECDKNRKEDELKIQGEAPNLTCEIKLSEPDAAVCIQSAYRGYHVRRWQPLEKLRKIKKVHKQMQEVEKQIQALEASSDQPTEKEHVAINETIMNLLLNLDTIQNLHPVVREARKSVARQLVCLQEKLDALCKKLPAEPTNHRKSGEEQLPSSVNSKEPMRDDVSSEVSLKLGQDGDSNEQKHQMEESRSTKEAASTDSNEQKHQMEESRSTKEAASMDVMRDAALSGLITEKKHQMEEPDILREECTEQQEKAPAMGELSSTDYTEPLQYSTPVSDGSALKQCTPSAEQNCHTEESDHGVSPATTEDDAAAMATACTESEVGVCKQDGSVQGGDQVQEESATVDSSWPKHDAAPAEDQCKEASAKFLHMEDSAVSSEGADAHGNDPALADDSVGANPGAQQEESVNADMQKEEAVTTLVAGKEPDGTPTPRVGDTGTMDDCTDANSVTVEQENFVLVESEARKQCEVSGKDDSTLVDQQSELQAEDPVGGSAIGEEPEAAVSLDVDDKTMINTSLNDATGEEPEAAVPLKTEGKTMEITSLNDAAGEEPEAAVPLETEGKTMENTSLNDAIGEETAAAESRVETIEDTVMNDAVGEEPEAVPVKSRVETMETTLTDHSTMPVETTLTDHATMPVETTLTDHATMPAGIVACATAANSAAPVPEAGKPEEGSEGAPPEEEEKEEATATASARHDNGGDDDRNTGVTDEKEQLKEMVQKLLASGNEQMGVIAELGDKVKSLERKLAVHKRRRPKVRVQHRPARANDVH; from the exons ATGTATCCAACAAATCACTACATGGATCCATACTCCTCATACTACAGGCACCACGCTCCCTATCCATATTATCCCCCTCCCGGCTGGGAAGTTCGACCCCAGAAAATGCCTGAAGTAGACTCATCTTGTCCGCCACCGTCCGGCACTTGGCCGTACAGTGGTGGCATGAATCACTCAGGCATTCCAGAGTCACACAGCTGCTGCAGCCACACATACCCTCATGGCTACCACTACAGTTTCAGACCCCCATTTTCCCAAGAGCTTCCACCACCACATTATCCATATTACTACCATGTTCCGTTTCCGCCACATCATCCGAACCCCTACTCGTCGTCATGCTTCGGCCCACTCCCACCTTACCCCGTTGATCAAACACCGTATAATGCTTATGATGAAAAGTTCAAGAGCCATTGCTGTGGGTGTCCGAACCATGTTTGCCATGGAGATGGAGGGCAGAAGAGCAACGTGAAGATCGAAGAACATATGCCTGAAGTGAAGCCTGAGGGTAACCAGAAGGGTGCAGACAATAATTCAAGCATAATTCGGAACCCAAACTACCAGTACCCGGTGATGTGGCTACCGTCCGGTGACATGAAAGACAAGGGCAATGGCAGAAGCGTTGAATTTCCTCCCCAGCTCTTCAGCAAGTGGTTTCCTCGGAGTGGAGAGAGGACAGAGGATGTGAAGCCATCCAACGATAATCAGAAGGCGGCGAAGCAACTTCAGTGGCCGATGGTTTGGATGCCACCGGGATATGATGAGACCAAACAACAAGCTAAAAAAGAACTGAAGGAGATCGAGCAGAGTCCAAAGAACACGCAAGAAGATCCGCCTTCGCCGAAGATCAAGATTATTCCCTTGTCATGGTTTGGAAATGATAGTCATGATCAAAAGCCTGCTGCTAATGATGGCTCTGGAGAACAAAATGGAAGATCATCAGTGGCGAACCCAGCTGCAGGCACTGAGCATCGGCATGACACGACAGGGGATGCAAATTGTAAGACCATCCCAGTCGTGGCGGAGAAACCAACCAATGGGAATGCACATGCTATTTCAGTTCTGCCGGAGAAACCAAAAAGTGGGAATGAACCTGCCATTTCAGTTGTGCCGGAGAAACATGATCTTGAGAAGAAGGTTCGTACCTGCAGGACCATCCCGGTTATGCCTCAGAAAGATAGTGGTGAGAAGAAATCCTACAAGGATGTAAACAAAGAGGAAAAGAAGGCCAGCATGGTTCAGAAGGAGGGAGAAAATAAGAAAAGCAACAATGTTGAATCATCAAAGGCCAAGCCTTCAAAACTACCCCCCGTATGCTTGCGAGTGGATCCTTTGCCAAAGAAGaaatcaggaaacacatcttcaaggTCATCCAGCCCAGCAACGAAGAATGTTTGTGAAAAAGGAAAGGATGTGAAAGAGGCCCAAGGCAAGAACCAGGAGACAAAGCTATCAGAACATCAGAAAGAGGGTAATGTGCCGGTTAAAGAGAAATCATCTGATGAAATTCCCAAAAATGCAGGGCCTAGGAATGTGACAGTGCTAGATGCTTCTGTGAAGCATGCACAAGAGGAACAAGTTTCCACAAGTGTGACTGATCAGAAGGTGCAGCCTACCGTCAGTGCTGAAGCGCAAGAAAATGTCAGTGCAAGGAGCTTGCACGAGTGTGACAAAAACAGAAAGGAGGATGAGTTGAAGATCCAAGGTGAAGCTCCAAATTTAACCTGTGAAATCAAGTTATCAGAGCCAGATGCCGCTGTTTGTATTCAGTCTGCATACAGAGGGTACCATGTGCGAAGATGGCAACCTTTGGAGAAACTACGGAAGATCAAGAAAGTACATAAGCAGATgcaagaggtggagaagcagatcCAAGCCCTTGAAGCTTCTTCAGACCAGCCGACAGAGAAAGAGCACGTCGCTATTAATGAGACCATCATGAATTTACTTCTGAACCTTGACACCATTCAG AACTTGCATCCAGTTGTGAGGGAGGCTAGGAAGTCTGTTGCTCGACAGCTAGTTTGTTTGCAGGAGAAGCTCGATGCTTTGTGCAAGAAACTGCCTGCTGAACCTACTAATCACCGTAAGAGTGGTGAAGAACAATTGCCTTCCTCAGTTAACTCAAAGGAGCCTATGCGCGATGACGTCTCATCTGAAGTTTCGTTGAAGTTGGGTCAAGATGGAGATTCTAATGAACAGAAACATCAAATGGAAGAATCAAGAAGTACAAAAGAAGCAGCATCGACGGATTCTAATGAACAGAAACATCAAATGGAAGAATCAAGAAGTACAAAAGAAGCAGCATCGATGGATGTGATGCGCGATGCAGCTTTATCAGGACTTATCACTGAGAAGAAGCACCAAATGGAAGAGCCGGACATTTTGAGGGAAGAATGTACTGAGCAA CAGGAAAAAGCTCCAGCGATGGGAGAATTATCATCCACGGACTACACGGAGCCACTGCAATATAGTACACCTGTATCAGATGGCTCGGCGCTGAAACAATGCACGCCTTCTGCTGAGCAAAACTGCCACACTGAAGAATCAGATCACGGGGTTTCTCCTGCTACAACAGAGGATGATGCAGCTGCGATGGCTACAGCGTGTACCGAAAGTGAAGTGGGCGTCTGCAAG CAGGATGGTTCGGTTCAAGGAGGAGATCAGGTGCAGGAAGAATCTGCAACCGTCGATAGCTCGTGGCCCAAACATGATGCTGCTCCTGCTGAAGATCAGTGCAAAGAAGCAAGTGCTAAATTTCTTCACATGGAGGATTCAGCTGTGTCTTCAGAAGGTGCAGATGCACACGGAAACGATCCAGCTCTTGCAGATGACTCTGTTGGAGCCAATCCAGGAGCTCAGCAAGAAGAGTCGGTCAATgccgatatgcagaaagaagaaGCAGTGACCACACTTGTTGCAGGCAAAGAACCAGATGGAACGCCGACGCCTCGTGTTGGTGATACCGGTACTATGGATGACTGTACCGACGCAAATTCAGTGACCGTAGAGCAAGAAAATTTTGTTTTGGTAGAATCAGAAGCAAGAAAACAGTGTGAGGTTTCTGGCAAGGATGATTCAACTCTTGTGGATCAGCAAAGTGAACTTCAGGCAGAGGACCCAGTAGGTGGCTCTGCCATTGGAGAGGAGCCTGAAGCTGCTGTATCATTGGACGTCGACGACAAGACCATGATAAATACTAGTCTGAACGATGCAACTGGGGAGGAGCCTGAAGCTGCTGTACCATTGAAAACTGAAGGCAAGACCATGGAAATTACTAGTCTGAATGATGCAGCTGGGGAGGAGCCTGAAGCTGCTGTACCATTGGAAACTGAAGGCAAGACCATGGAAAATACTAGTCTGAATGATGCAATTGGAGAGGAGACTGCAGCAGCGGAAAGCAGAGTCGAGACCATTGAAGATACTGTGATGAATGATGCAGTTGGGGAGGAGCCTGAAGCTGTACCAGTGAAAAGCAGAGTTGAGACCATGGAGACCACTCTGACTGACCATTCCACCATGCCGGTGGAGACCACTCTGACTGACCATGCCACCATGCCGGTGGAGACCACTCTGACTGACCATGCCACCATGCCGGCAGGGATTGTAGCATGTGCAACAGCAGCAAATTCTGCTGCACCTGTACCAGAAGCAGGCAAGCCGGAAGAAGGCTCTGAAGGAGCAcctccagaagaagaagaaaaagaagaagcaacgGCTACAGCCTCTGCGAGGCATGataacggcggcgacgacgacaggAACACGGGAGTGACCGACGAGAAGGAGCAGCTGAAGGAGATGGTGCAGAAGCTCCTGGCGTCCGGCAACGAGCAGATGGGGGTCATCGCAGAGCTGGGCGACAAGGTGAAGTCGCTGGAGAGGAAGCTCGCTGTGCACAAGAGGAGGAGGCCCAAAGTGAGGGTGCAGCACAGGCCAGCCAGGGCCAACGACGTGCACTGA
- the LOC123450059 gene encoding uncharacterized protein LOC123450059 isoform X3 has protein sequence MYPTNHYMDPYSSYYRHHAPYPYYPPPGWEVRPQKMPEVDSSCPPPSGTWPYSGGMNHSGIPESHSCCSHTYPHGYHYSFRPPFSQELPPPHYPYYYHVPFPPHHPNPYSSSCFGPLPPYPVDQTPYNAYDEKFKSHCCGCPNHVCHGDGGQKSNVKIEEHMPEVKPEGNQKGADNNSSIIRNPNYQYPVMWLPSGDMKDKGNGRSVEFPPQLFSKWFPRSGERTEDVKPSNDNQKAAKQLQWPMVWMPPGYDETKQQAKKELKEIEQSPKNTQEDPPSPKIKIIPLSWFGNDSHDQKPAANDGSGEQNGRSSVANPAAGTEHRHDTTGDANCKTIPVVAEKPTNGNAHAISVLPEKPKSGNEPAISVVPEKHDLEKKVRTCRTIPVMPQKDSGEKKSYKDVNKEEKKASMVQKEGENKKSNNVESSKAKPSKLPPVCLRVDPLPKKKSGNTSSRSSSPATKNVCEKGKDVKEAQGKNQETKLSEHQKEGNVPVKEKSSDEIPKNAGPRNVTVLDASVKHAQEEQVSTSVTDQKVQPTVSAEAQENVSARSLHECDKNRKEDELKIQGEAPNLTCEIKLSEPDAAVCIQSAYRGYHVRRWQPLEKLRKIKKVHKQMQEVEKQIQALEASSDQPTEKEHVAINETIMNLLLNLDTIQNLHPVVREARKSVARQLVCLQEKLDALCKKLPAEPTNHRKSGEEQLPSSVNSKEPMRDDVSSEVSLKLGQDGDSNEQKHQMEESRSTKEAASTDSNEQKHQMEESRSTKEAASMDVMRDAALSGLITEKKHQMEEPDILREECTEQEKAPAMGELSSTDYTEPLQYSTPVSDGSALKQCTPSAEQNCHTEESDHGVSPATTEDDAAAMATACTESEVGVCKQDGSVQGGDQVQEESATVDSSWPKHDAAPAEDQCKEASAKFLHMEDSAVSSEGADAHGNDPALADDSVGANPGAQQEESVNADMQKEEAVTTLVAGKEPDGTPTPRVGDTGTMDDCTDANSVTVEQENFVLVESEARKQCEVSGKDDSTLVDQQSELQAEDPVGGSAIGEEPEAAVSLDVDDKTMINTSLNDATGEEPEAAVPLKTEGKTMEITSLNDAAGEEPEAAVPLETEGKTMENTSLNDAIGEETAAAESRVETIEDTVMNDAVGEEPEAVPVKSRVETMETTLTDHSTMPVETTLTDHATMPVETTLTDHATMPAGIVACATAANSAAPVPEAGKPEEGSEGAPPEEEEKEEATATASARHDNGGDDDRNTGVTDEKEQLKEMVQKLLASGNEQMGVIAELGDKVKSLERKLAVHKRRRPKVRVQHRPARANDVH, from the exons ATGTATCCAACAAATCACTACATGGATCCATACTCCTCATACTACAGGCACCACGCTCCCTATCCATATTATCCCCCTCCCGGCTGGGAAGTTCGACCCCAGAAAATGCCTGAAGTAGACTCATCTTGTCCGCCACCGTCCGGCACTTGGCCGTACAGTGGTGGCATGAATCACTCAGGCATTCCAGAGTCACACAGCTGCTGCAGCCACACATACCCTCATGGCTACCACTACAGTTTCAGACCCCCATTTTCCCAAGAGCTTCCACCACCACATTATCCATATTACTACCATGTTCCGTTTCCGCCACATCATCCGAACCCCTACTCGTCGTCATGCTTCGGCCCACTCCCACCTTACCCCGTTGATCAAACACCGTATAATGCTTATGATGAAAAGTTCAAGAGCCATTGCTGTGGGTGTCCGAACCATGTTTGCCATGGAGATGGAGGGCAGAAGAGCAACGTGAAGATCGAAGAACATATGCCTGAAGTGAAGCCTGAGGGTAACCAGAAGGGTGCAGACAATAATTCAAGCATAATTCGGAACCCAAACTACCAGTACCCGGTGATGTGGCTACCGTCCGGTGACATGAAAGACAAGGGCAATGGCAGAAGCGTTGAATTTCCTCCCCAGCTCTTCAGCAAGTGGTTTCCTCGGAGTGGAGAGAGGACAGAGGATGTGAAGCCATCCAACGATAATCAGAAGGCGGCGAAGCAACTTCAGTGGCCGATGGTTTGGATGCCACCGGGATATGATGAGACCAAACAACAAGCTAAAAAAGAACTGAAGGAGATCGAGCAGAGTCCAAAGAACACGCAAGAAGATCCGCCTTCGCCGAAGATCAAGATTATTCCCTTGTCATGGTTTGGAAATGATAGTCATGATCAAAAGCCTGCTGCTAATGATGGCTCTGGAGAACAAAATGGAAGATCATCAGTGGCGAACCCAGCTGCAGGCACTGAGCATCGGCATGACACGACAGGGGATGCAAATTGTAAGACCATCCCAGTCGTGGCGGAGAAACCAACCAATGGGAATGCACATGCTATTTCAGTTCTGCCGGAGAAACCAAAAAGTGGGAATGAACCTGCCATTTCAGTTGTGCCGGAGAAACATGATCTTGAGAAGAAGGTTCGTACCTGCAGGACCATCCCGGTTATGCCTCAGAAAGATAGTGGTGAGAAGAAATCCTACAAGGATGTAAACAAAGAGGAAAAGAAGGCCAGCATGGTTCAGAAGGAGGGAGAAAATAAGAAAAGCAACAATGTTGAATCATCAAAGGCCAAGCCTTCAAAACTACCCCCCGTATGCTTGCGAGTGGATCCTTTGCCAAAGAAGaaatcaggaaacacatcttcaaggTCATCCAGCCCAGCAACGAAGAATGTTTGTGAAAAAGGAAAGGATGTGAAAGAGGCCCAAGGCAAGAACCAGGAGACAAAGCTATCAGAACATCAGAAAGAGGGTAATGTGCCGGTTAAAGAGAAATCATCTGATGAAATTCCCAAAAATGCAGGGCCTAGGAATGTGACAGTGCTAGATGCTTCTGTGAAGCATGCACAAGAGGAACAAGTTTCCACAAGTGTGACTGATCAGAAGGTGCAGCCTACCGTCAGTGCTGAAGCGCAAGAAAATGTCAGTGCAAGGAGCTTGCACGAGTGTGACAAAAACAGAAAGGAGGATGAGTTGAAGATCCAAGGTGAAGCTCCAAATTTAACCTGTGAAATCAAGTTATCAGAGCCAGATGCCGCTGTTTGTATTCAGTCTGCATACAGAGGGTACCATGTGCGAAGATGGCAACCTTTGGAGAAACTACGGAAGATCAAGAAAGTACATAAGCAGATgcaagaggtggagaagcagatcCAAGCCCTTGAAGCTTCTTCAGACCAGCCGACAGAGAAAGAGCACGTCGCTATTAATGAGACCATCATGAATTTACTTCTGAACCTTGACACCATTCAG AACTTGCATCCAGTTGTGAGGGAGGCTAGGAAGTCTGTTGCTCGACAGCTAGTTTGTTTGCAGGAGAAGCTCGATGCTTTGTGCAAGAAACTGCCTGCTGAACCTACTAATCACCGTAAGAGTGGTGAAGAACAATTGCCTTCCTCAGTTAACTCAAAGGAGCCTATGCGCGATGACGTCTCATCTGAAGTTTCGTTGAAGTTGGGTCAAGATGGAGATTCTAATGAACAGAAACATCAAATGGAAGAATCAAGAAGTACAAAAGAAGCAGCATCGACGGATTCTAATGAACAGAAACATCAAATGGAAGAATCAAGAAGTACAAAAGAAGCAGCATCGATGGATGTGATGCGCGATGCAGCTTTATCAGGACTTATCACTGAGAAGAAGCACCAAATGGAAGAGCCGGACATTTTGAGGGAAGAATGTACTGAGCAA GAAAAAGCTCCAGCGATGGGAGAATTATCATCCACGGACTACACGGAGCCACTGCAATATAGTACACCTGTATCAGATGGCTCGGCGCTGAAACAATGCACGCCTTCTGCTGAGCAAAACTGCCACACTGAAGAATCAGATCACGGGGTTTCTCCTGCTACAACAGAGGATGATGCAGCTGCGATGGCTACAGCGTGTACCGAAAGTGAAGTGGGCGTCTGCAAG CAGGATGGTTCGGTTCAAGGAGGAGATCAGGTGCAGGAAGAATCTGCAACCGTCGATAGCTCGTGGCCCAAACATGATGCTGCTCCTGCTGAAGATCAGTGCAAAGAAGCAAGTGCTAAATTTCTTCACATGGAGGATTCAGCTGTGTCTTCAGAAGGTGCAGATGCACACGGAAACGATCCAGCTCTTGCAGATGACTCTGTTGGAGCCAATCCAGGAGCTCAGCAAGAAGAGTCGGTCAATgccgatatgcagaaagaagaaGCAGTGACCACACTTGTTGCAGGCAAAGAACCAGATGGAACGCCGACGCCTCGTGTTGGTGATACCGGTACTATGGATGACTGTACCGACGCAAATTCAGTGACCGTAGAGCAAGAAAATTTTGTTTTGGTAGAATCAGAAGCAAGAAAACAGTGTGAGGTTTCTGGCAAGGATGATTCAACTCTTGTGGATCAGCAAAGTGAACTTCAGGCAGAGGACCCAGTAGGTGGCTCTGCCATTGGAGAGGAGCCTGAAGCTGCTGTATCATTGGACGTCGACGACAAGACCATGATAAATACTAGTCTGAACGATGCAACTGGGGAGGAGCCTGAAGCTGCTGTACCATTGAAAACTGAAGGCAAGACCATGGAAATTACTAGTCTGAATGATGCAGCTGGGGAGGAGCCTGAAGCTGCTGTACCATTGGAAACTGAAGGCAAGACCATGGAAAATACTAGTCTGAATGATGCAATTGGAGAGGAGACTGCAGCAGCGGAAAGCAGAGTCGAGACCATTGAAGATACTGTGATGAATGATGCAGTTGGGGAGGAGCCTGAAGCTGTACCAGTGAAAAGCAGAGTTGAGACCATGGAGACCACTCTGACTGACCATTCCACCATGCCGGTGGAGACCACTCTGACTGACCATGCCACCATGCCGGTGGAGACCACTCTGACTGACCATGCCACCATGCCGGCAGGGATTGTAGCATGTGCAACAGCAGCAAATTCTGCTGCACCTGTACCAGAAGCAGGCAAGCCGGAAGAAGGCTCTGAAGGAGCAcctccagaagaagaagaaaaagaagaagcaacgGCTACAGCCTCTGCGAGGCATGataacggcggcgacgacgacaggAACACGGGAGTGACCGACGAGAAGGAGCAGCTGAAGGAGATGGTGCAGAAGCTCCTGGCGTCCGGCAACGAGCAGATGGGGGTCATCGCAGAGCTGGGCGACAAGGTGAAGTCGCTGGAGAGGAAGCTCGCTGTGCACAAGAGGAGGAGGCCCAAAGTGAGGGTGCAGCACAGGCCAGCCAGGGCCAACGACGTGCACTGA